Proteins encoded in a region of the Pelmatolapia mariae isolate MD_Pm_ZW linkage group LG16_19, Pm_UMD_F_2, whole genome shotgun sequence genome:
- the gdf3 gene encoding protein DVR-1, with protein sequence MTPVLLLAVCFLGACALSPVEDTNRQEQLLLRSLGLSERPRPAGSLQPRRHVPSALWRMFRRAEKLQALESQPCTVSEYGVRGNIVRYVQDQGRMVSGWSSSCQACLEKHLFFNMSILQPVEMLSLAQLEIKLHWKPLSPLQLLQGSQAISASLYKVIRSTLKGTNPKANRRLLLSQSVQLQPESTSITMDLTAVAESWRKPGSNYGLILELLPLGPDPEQFFPFYPGNSLPLEQTFTFPLVQASLVAVSLNPNQCRSRQRRSTIHIPVTPSNVCKARRLYINFKDVGWQDWVIAPQGFMANYCHGECPFPLSESLNGTNHAILQTLVHSLDPENTPQPCCVPIRLSSISMLYYDNNDNVVLQHYQDMVVDECGCR encoded by the exons ATGACTCCTGTGTTGCTGCTGGCGGTGTGTTTTCTCGGAGCGTGTGCCCTTTCACCCGTGGAGGACACCAACAGACAGGAGCAGCTCCTCCTGAGGTCCCTGGGGCTCTCCGAGAGGCCGAGGCCTGCAGGGAGCCTCCAGCCCCGGCGCCATGTCCCGTCCGCTCTCTGGAGGATGTTTCGGAGGGCCGAGAAGCTCCAGGCCCTGGAGAGCCAGCCATGCACGGTGTCCGAGTACGGAGTCCGCGGCAACATCGTCAGATACGTCCAAGACCAAG GCAGGATGGTGtctggctggagcagcagctGTCAGGCTTGCCTGGAGAAGCATCTTTTCTTCAACATGTCCATCCTGCAGCCTGTGGAGATGCTATctctggctcagctggaaatcaAGCTCCACTGGAAGCCCCTCAGTCCCTTGCAGCTGCTGCAAGGGTCCCAGGCCATCAGTGCTTCTCTTTATAAAGTGATCCGATCGACTTTGAAGGGAACTAATCCTAAGGCGAACCGCAGACTCCTGCTGTCCCAGTCGGTCCAGCTGCAGCCCGAATCCACCTCCATCACCATGGATCTCACAGCAGTGGCAGAGAGCTGGCGCAAACCGGGGTCTAACTACGGCTTAATTTTAGAGTTGCTCCCTCTCGGACCAGACCCGGAACAGTTCTTTCCGTTTTATCCTGGTAACTCCCTCCCGCTGGAACAAACCTTCACCTTCCCGTTGGTTCAGGCCTCACTAGTGGCTGTGTCCCTCAACCCAAATCAGTGTCGGTCCAGACAGAGGAGAAGCACCATCCACATCCCCGTGACACCCAGCAATGTGTGTAAAGCTCGCCGCCTCTACATCAATTTTAAAGATGTCGGCTGGCAGGACTGGGTCATCGCCCCGCAGGGCTTCATGGCCAACTACTGCCACGGGGAGTGTCCGTTCCCGCTCAGTGAGAGCCTGAACGGCACCAACCATGCCATCCTGCAGACCCTGGTGCATTCCTTGGATCCAGAGAACACGCCACAGCCCTGCTGCGTCCCCATCCGTCTCTCCTCGATCTCCATGCTCTACTACGACAACAATGACAATGTGGTGCTTCAGCATTACCAGGACATGGTGGTGGATGAATGCGGGTGTCGCTGA